One window from the genome of Streptococcus parasanguinis encodes:
- a CDS encoding helicase HerA-like domain-containing protein: MTSVTITKGAVETPIYLRMLNRHGLIAGATGTGKTVTLKVLTEKLSKEGIPVFLADIKGDLSGLAKAGQWTPKLEERYKLLGITDPFEPQAFPVRLWDVFGQAGHPVRATVEGMGSLLLSRLLDLNETQSGILAIVFKVAQEKDWPLIDLKDLQSLLKEVYEHSSDYSAQYGNITKQSVGAIQRSLLVLEEEGTDQFFGEPALDLNDFMQLDASGRGYINILSATKLFHSPKLYSTFLIWMLSRLFETLPEVGDPEKPKLVFFFDEAHLLFKDASKLFLEKVEQVVRLIRSKGVGIYFITQNPQDLPESVLAQLGNRVQHALRAYTPKEMKAIKVAAQSFRPNPDFDTETVITELGTGEALVSFLNEKGQPSVVERAYILSPQSSFDLLNESEQLALITTSPFHQKYATTIDRESAYEKLAAKASKEAQEEEQKEAEKERAAADKAAQKRSPGRPRKSSLEKAKDSFLSSLFRTIAREIAKLIMGSFKRK; this comes from the coding sequence ATGACTAGTGTTACCATTACTAAAGGAGCCGTTGAGACGCCTATCTATTTGCGGATGTTGAATCGTCATGGTTTGATTGCAGGTGCAACAGGAACAGGAAAAACGGTTACTCTCAAGGTCCTAACAGAAAAATTAAGCAAAGAAGGTATTCCGGTCTTTCTAGCCGATATCAAGGGAGATTTATCTGGCTTAGCCAAAGCCGGGCAATGGACGCCAAAACTGGAAGAACGCTACAAGCTTCTTGGGATCACAGATCCGTTTGAGCCACAAGCTTTCCCTGTTCGATTGTGGGACGTCTTTGGCCAAGCTGGTCATCCTGTTCGGGCGACTGTCGAAGGGATGGGGTCATTGCTTCTTTCTCGTCTGCTTGATTTGAATGAAACCCAATCAGGAATTCTCGCAATTGTCTTTAAAGTGGCCCAAGAGAAAGATTGGCCCTTGATTGATTTGAAGGACCTACAAAGCCTTTTAAAGGAAGTCTATGAGCACAGTTCAGACTATTCAGCCCAATATGGCAATATCACCAAACAATCTGTCGGAGCCATCCAAAGAAGTCTCTTGGTTCTTGAAGAAGAAGGAACAGATCAGTTTTTCGGAGAGCCAGCACTTGATTTAAATGATTTCATGCAACTCGATGCATCTGGTCGTGGGTATATCAATATTCTTTCGGCTACAAAGCTCTTTCATTCACCAAAATTGTACTCAACCTTTTTGATTTGGATGCTGTCTCGTCTTTTTGAAACACTTCCAGAGGTTGGGGATCCTGAAAAGCCAAAATTGGTCTTCTTCTTTGATGAAGCGCATCTCCTCTTTAAGGATGCAAGCAAGCTCTTTCTTGAGAAGGTTGAGCAAGTGGTACGCCTAATTCGTTCGAAGGGTGTAGGGATTTACTTTATTACCCAAAATCCTCAAGACCTTCCAGAATCTGTTTTGGCACAGCTTGGAAATCGTGTTCAGCATGCTCTTCGGGCTTATACACCCAAAGAAATGAAGGCGATTAAGGTTGCTGCCCAAAGTTTTCGTCCGAATCCAGACTTTGATACAGAAACAGTGATCACAGAATTAGGGACAGGGGAAGCCTTGGTTTCTTTCCTCAATGAAAAGGGGCAACCTAGTGTGGTTGAGCGTGCTTACATTCTCTCTCCTCAATCGAGTTTTGACCTCTTAAATGAGAGTGAACAATTGGCCTTGATCACGACATCGCCTTTCCATCAAAAGTATGCGACGACGATTGATCGAGAATCTGCCTATGAAAAATTAGCAGCTAAAGCAAGCAAGGAAGCACAAGAAGAAGAGCAAAAAGAAGCAGAAAAAGAACGAGCTGCAGCAGATAAGGCGGCTCAAAAACGTAGTCCAGGTCGTCCAAGAAAATCCAGTCTTGAAAAAGCCAAGGATTCCTTCTTGAGTTCCTTATTCCGGACGATTGCGCGTGAGATTGCTAAGCTAATTATGGGCTCCTTTAAACGGAAATAA
- the sodA gene encoding superoxide dismutase SodA: MAIILPELPYAYDALEPYIDEETMHLHHDKHHQTYVNNVNAALEKHPEIGEDLESLLADVESIPADIRQAVINNGGGHLNHALFWELMTPEQTAPSAELAAAIDATFGSFEDFKAAFTAAATTRFGSGWAWLVVNKEGKLEVTSTANQDTPISEGKTPILGLDVWEHAYYVKYRNVRPDYIKAFFSVINWNKVNELFAAAK, from the coding sequence ATGGCTATCATTTTACCAGAATTACCATATGCTTATGATGCATTGGAACCTTATATCGATGAAGAAACCATGCATTTGCACCATGATAAACACCATCAAACATATGTAAACAATGTGAATGCAGCTCTTGAAAAACATCCTGAAATTGGAGAAGACCTTGAAAGCTTGTTAGCTGATGTTGAATCCATTCCAGCTGACATTCGCCAAGCTGTGATCAACAATGGTGGTGGTCATTTGAACCACGCTCTTTTCTGGGAATTGATGACTCCAGAACAAACAGCTCCTTCAGCAGAACTTGCTGCAGCGATTGATGCTACATTTGGTTCATTTGAAGACTTCAAAGCAGCCTTCACAGCAGCAGCAACGACACGTTTTGGTTCTGGCTGGGCATGGTTGGTTGTTAACAAAGAAGGCAAACTCGAAGTAACTTCAACAGCAAACCAAGATACACCAATCTCTGAAGGTAAAACACCAATCCTTGGTTTGGATGTTTGGGAACATGCCTACTATGTAAAATACCGTAACGTACGTCCTGACTACATCAAAGCTTTCTTCTCAGTGATCAACTGGAATAAAGTTAATGAATTGTTTGCAGCAGCAAAATAA
- a CDS encoding serine hydrolase gives MKKYFNLRSIMIAVSILLCLVGTSALGYLHVTQPTASAIEKKAKKTKEAKEQDIEKSTPETKKPRVKSPEAKQAVVDADMETMSAYGLVYDYANKGLVEVVQDFLAESGIDPSQVAFTYRNAITGEQFAMNDLQPMTAGSTYKLPLNMLVVDEVAKGKLNLTDRFDITNTYYEYVGEHDNYVAAFDGAMSIPDMQRYSLVYSENTPAYALADRLGGMEQARKLFSRYGQSRSPEVKTFSEDNKTTTDYYIHVLEYLWNHQEKYADLLELIGESFPGEYYKKFLPDLVIQQKPGYVAEALNVDAIVRESTPYLVAIYTAGLGGTTPESSEISGVGLYQLGQLAYVINEWHRVNMNE, from the coding sequence ATGAAAAAATATTTTAATCTACGCTCGATCATGATTGCGGTCAGTATTTTATTGTGCTTAGTGGGAACAAGCGCACTGGGCTACTTGCATGTTACGCAACCAACAGCATCAGCAATTGAAAAAAAAGCAAAGAAAACAAAAGAAGCAAAAGAACAAGATATCGAAAAGTCTACCCCTGAGACGAAAAAACCGCGTGTCAAATCTCCTGAAGCTAAGCAAGCAGTAGTAGATGCAGACATGGAAACGATGAGCGCTTATGGCCTTGTCTATGATTATGCTAATAAAGGTTTAGTAGAGGTTGTCCAGGATTTCCTAGCAGAAAGTGGAATTGATCCGTCACAAGTTGCCTTCACGTATCGCAATGCCATTACAGGAGAGCAATTTGCCATGAATGATCTTCAACCAATGACGGCAGGTAGTACCTATAAGCTACCGTTGAACATGTTGGTGGTGGATGAAGTCGCAAAGGGCAAACTCAATTTAACAGACCGGTTTGACATTACCAATACTTACTATGAATATGTAGGAGAGCATGACAATTACGTTGCTGCCTTTGATGGAGCCATGTCTATTCCTGATATGCAGCGCTATTCATTGGTTTACTCTGAAAACACCCCAGCCTATGCTTTGGCAGATCGTTTAGGGGGGATGGAGCAAGCGCGTAAGTTGTTCAGTCGCTATGGTCAATCTCGTTCACCAGAGGTTAAAACCTTTAGCGAAGATAATAAAACGACAACGGATTATTACATCCATGTCTTGGAATATCTTTGGAATCATCAAGAAAAATATGCGGATTTACTAGAACTGATCGGGGAGTCTTTCCCAGGTGAGTACTATAAAAAATTCTTGCCAGATTTGGTGATTCAACAAAAACCAGGATATGTTGCTGAAGCACTTAATGTGGATGCGATTGTCCGTGAATCGACTCCTTATTTGGTTGCTATCTACACTGCAGGACTTGGAGGGACGACTCCAGAAAGTTCTGAAATCAGTGGCGTTGGTCTTTATCAATTGGGACAATTGGCTTATGTTATCAATGAATGGCATCGTGTCAATATGAATGAATAA
- a CDS encoding DUF805 domain-containing protein produces MNAFKQFWIQYADFSSKTSRAHFWLAFFWNSLISLPLWVFYIVTSLSHQNAQETLNFSTVHSKTGLWALAFLAFFYFLILVPSQAICVRRLRDAGIHWSWIFLNLGPVLLYLLTGLDIFLFLWGITVISLLILMMLPGKNTFPQPVETPMGVASEPQVTATGGSFGGNSFEQIPNFVAAPDLSDEKPPLEQRMAAEHEIH; encoded by the coding sequence ATGAACGCATTTAAGCAATTTTGGATACAGTATGCAGATTTTTCAAGTAAGACCAGTCGGGCCCATTTTTGGCTAGCTTTTTTCTGGAATTCCCTGATTTCTTTGCCTCTTTGGGTTTTTTACATCGTGACCTCTTTATCCCATCAAAATGCTCAAGAAACGCTCAATTTTTCAACTGTTCATTCTAAGACAGGTTTATGGGCGCTCGCTTTCTTAGCATTCTTTTACTTCCTCATTTTAGTACCCAGTCAAGCCATTTGTGTACGTCGCTTGCGGGATGCGGGAATCCATTGGTCTTGGATCTTTTTGAATCTTGGTCCGGTTCTGCTCTATTTGTTGACGGGGCTAGATATTTTCCTATTTCTTTGGGGGATTACAGTTATTTCTCTCTTGATTCTCATGATGCTTCCAGGGAAAAACACCTTCCCACAACCAGTAGAAACTCCTATGGGAGTGGCTTCTGAACCACAGGTCACAGCGACAGGGGGGAGCTTTGGAGGCAACTCGTTTGAGCAAATTCCAAATTTTGTAGCAGCACCTGATTTATCTGATGAAAAACCACCATTGGAACAAAGAATGGCTGCTGAACACGAAATCCACTAG
- the holA gene encoding DNA polymerase III subunit delta, producing the protein MQAITDTRHLTVQTLPPILVLTGEDVGQFEWLKKDILKKIGYDPSDLNYSYFDMKEASYAEVELDLVSLPFFADEKIVILDHLLDLTTAKKRNLTDEDLKQFENYLENPSESTRLVIFAEGKLDSKRRLVKLLKRDAQIIEATTPKEQDLKRYFSGQAQELGLHFVGDSLDQLLLKSGYDFGELQKNLALLQAYKEDGQITLQDIEEVVPKSLQDNIFDLTQMILKRQIDQARNLVKDLRLQGEDEIKLIAILLGQFRMFSQVKIFSEEGQSESQIVASLSDLSGRKVNPYQVKFALRDSRRLSLSFLKQAMMTFIETDFAIKSGTYEKDYLFDLALLKVANSV; encoded by the coding sequence ATGCAAGCAATTACCGACACTAGACATCTGACGGTTCAAACTCTGCCTCCTATTCTTGTCTTGACGGGTGAGGATGTAGGTCAATTTGAATGGTTAAAAAAAGACATTTTAAAAAAAATAGGCTATGATCCCTCAGATTTGAATTATTCTTATTTTGATATGAAGGAAGCCTCCTATGCTGAGGTCGAGCTGGATTTGGTCAGTCTTCCTTTTTTTGCAGATGAAAAAATCGTGATTTTGGACCACTTATTGGATCTAACCACTGCCAAAAAACGCAATTTAACAGATGAAGATCTGAAGCAATTTGAAAACTATCTGGAAAATCCTTCTGAATCGACCCGTTTGGTGATATTTGCAGAAGGAAAATTAGATAGTAAGCGCCGCTTGGTCAAACTCCTAAAACGGGATGCCCAGATCATTGAAGCGACCACTCCTAAAGAGCAAGATTTAAAGCGTTATTTTTCTGGTCAGGCGCAAGAATTGGGCTTACACTTTGTGGGCGATTCCTTGGACCAGCTGCTCTTAAAATCTGGCTATGATTTTGGAGAGTTACAGAAGAATCTCGCTCTATTGCAGGCTTACAAAGAAGATGGTCAGATTACCCTCCAAGATATCGAGGAGGTTGTTCCAAAGTCCTTGCAAGATAATATTTTTGATCTGACACAGATGATTCTCAAACGCCAAATCGATCAAGCCCGGAATTTGGTTAAGGATCTCCGCTTACAAGGAGAAGATGAGATAAAATTGATCGCTATTCTGTTGGGGCAATTCCGAATGTTTTCTCAAGTTAAAATTTTCTCAGAAGAAGGCCAATCCGAAAGCCAAATTGTAGCGAGCTTGTCGGACTTGTCAGGACGCAAGGTCAATCCTTACCAGGTGAAGTTTGCCTTACGGGATAGCCGCAGGCTTTCCCTATCCTTTTTGAAGCAGGCTATGATGACTTTCATCGAGACGGATTTTGCGATTAAAAGTGGAACATATGAAAAAGACTACTTATTTGATTTGGCCCTGTTGAAAGTAGCGAATAGCGTCTAA